One genomic region from Camelina sativa cultivar DH55 unplaced genomic scaffold, Cs unpScaffold00474, whole genome shotgun sequence encodes:
- the LOC104773151 gene encoding triphosphate tunel metalloenzyme 3-like → MEVEVKLRLLTAAAHLRLTTLLTPFHLKTLHQRNIFFDTPKNDLSLRRAVLRLRFLQNAAAVSAPPPRCIVSLKAKPTLANEISRVEEDEEEINYGVGKECVDSLDKLSAVGSRVLKRVQEEYGFKDFLGFVCLGGFENVRNVYEWRGVKLKVDETKYAFGKCFEIECETEEPERVKTMIEEFLTENKIEFSNSDMTKFAVFRSGKLP, encoded by the exons ATGGAAGTCGAAGTCAAGCTCCGTCTCCTAACCGCCGCTGCTCATCTCCGTCTCACCACTCTCCTCACTCCTTTTCACCTCAAAACCCTTCACCAACGCAATATCTTCTTCGACACACCCAAAAACGATCTCTCCCTCCGGCGCGCCGTCCTCCGCCTTCGCTTCCTCCAAAACGCTGCCGCCGTTTCTGCTCCGCCTCCTCGTTGTATCGTCTCCCTCAAGGCGAAACCGACTCTGGCTAATGAGATTAGCCGtgtggaggaagatgaagaggagaTCAACTATGGCGTTGGTAAAGAATGTGTTGATTCACTGGATAAGCTCTCAGCCGTtggatctagggttttgaaaaGGGTTCAAGAGGAGTATGGGTTTAAAGACTTTctagggtttgtttgtttag GTGGGTTTGAGAATGTTAGGAATGTGTATGAGTGGAGAGGTGTCAAACTTAAGGTTGATGAGACCAAGTATGCTTTTGGGAAatgttttgagattgaatgtgagaCAGAAGAACCAGAGCGTGTTAAGACCATGATTGAGGAGTTTCTTACAGAGAACAAGATTGAGTTCTCCAATTCGGACATGACAAAGTTTGCTGTTTTCCGGTCAGGAAAGCTTCCTTGA
- the LOC104773152 gene encoding phosphopantothenoylcysteine decarboxylase subunit VHS3 yields MEVVAAAGSMVTQSQQTWACSVTESLLILVGKNLACLLLVAESLLMGLIAVDQSLSLKEGYKRGSRVEENKDASDSDDDDDDDEDADEDDDDEDDANDEDFSGEEGEEADPEDDPVANGGGDSDDDDDDDDEEGDNDDDGDEDNEDEEEDEDEEDDDDVRQPPSKKRK; encoded by the exons ATGGAAGTGGTTGCTGCTGCTGGGTCAATGGTGACGCAGAGTCAACAGACATGGGCTTGCTCTGTCACTGAGTCGCTTCTCATCCTCGTCGGAAAGAATCTGGCTTGTCTGCTCCTTGTG GCAGAATCATTGCTAATGGGGTTAATTGCTGTTGACCAGAG CTTGTCTCTGAAGGAGGGTTACAAAAGAGGAAGCCGTGTTGAGGAAAACAAAGATGCCAGTGACAgtgacgatgacgatgatgatgatgaagacgctGATGAGGATGACGACGATGAGGATGATGCTAATGATGAAGATTTCTCAGGGGAAGAAGGGGAAGAAGCTGATCCAGAGGATGATCCAGTGGCCAATGGTGGAGGAGAcagcgatgatgatgatgacgacgatgatgaggagggtgataatgatgatgatggagatgaggacaatgaggatgaggaagaagacgaggatgaggaagatgatgacgatGTTCGCCAGCCACCctcgaagaagagaaaatga